The genome window TCGAGGTCATGGTCACCGAGCTGAAGATTCTGAACACGGCCAAGACCCCGCCCTTCGAGATCGAGGATGAAATCGAGGTTGCGGAAGCCTTGCGGCTGAAATACCGCTACCTCGATCTGCGAAGACCCCAGATTCAGCAGAGCCTCATCTTTCGCAACCGGGTATCCGTTGCCATCCGGAATTACCTGAATGAAAACGGATTCCTGGAAATCGAAACCCCCGTTCTCACGAAAAGCACACCGGAAGGCGCGCGGGACTACCTCGTGCCCAGCCGGGTGAATCCGGGCCAGTTCTACGCCCTGCCCCAGTCCCCCCAGCTTTTCAAACAGCTTCTGATGGTGGCCGGGTTCGATCGCTACTACCAGATCGTGCGCTGTTTCCGGGACGAGGATCTGCGGGCCGACCGGCAGCCGGAATTCACCCAGATCGATATGGAAATGTCCTTCGTCGGTGAAGAGGATGTCATGGCTATCGCTGAGGGACTGATGAAACAGGTCTTCGGGCAGGTGATGGGGCGTGAGCTTCCCACGCCCTTTCCGCGGCTTCGCTATGATGAAGCCATGGCTCGATACGGCCTTGACAAACCCGATATCCGGTTCGGACTGGAATTGAAGGATGTAACGGATATCGTGGCCGGATCATCTTTCAAGGTGTTTGCGGATGCCGCAAAAAAGAAGGGGATCGTCAAGGCCATCAACGCCCAGGGGTGCGCGGGCTTCAGCCGAAAAGAGCTGGATGATCTGGCCGCCTTTGTATCCATTTACAAGGCCAAGGGGCTTGCCTGGATCAAGGTGAACGAAGACGGATGGCAATCCCCCATCGTCAAATTTTTCTCGGAGGAAGAGAAACGCCAGCTTGCCGAAAGACTCGACATGCAGGTGGGGGATCTGGTTTTCTTCGGCGCCGACAAGGCGGCCATCGTGAACGAAGCCCTGGGGCATCTGCGGAACCATCTGGGAAAACGGCTGGGGCTGATCGACGAGGGCCGGTTCGCCTTTCTGTGGGTCACCCATTTCCCGCTTCTCGAATACGACGAAACCGAAAAGCGATACCAGGCCATGCACCACCCGTTCACCTCGCCGGTGGAATCGGATTACGACAAGATCGAACCGGCGCCGCTCGATGTGCGCTCCCGGGCCTACGACATGGTGCTCAACGGTGTGGAAATCGGCGGCGGCAGCATCCGGATTCACCAGAAGGCGCTTCAGGAAAAGGTGCTGCAGGCCCTCGGCATGCAGCCGGAAAGCTATCAGGAAAAATTCGGCTTCCTGCTTTCGGCCCTCGAATCCGGGGCGCCGCCCCACGGCGGCATCGCCTTCGGCTTCGACCGGTTGGTGATGATGCTCTGCGGTCAGAGCTCGATCCGGGATGTCATCGCTTTCCCGAAGACGCAAAAAGCCGCCTGTCTGTTGACCAATGCGCCATCTGCGGCCACCCA of Desulfatirhabdium butyrativorans DSM 18734 contains these proteins:
- the aspS gene encoding aspartate--tRNA ligase, encoding MRRTHHCNALGLADVGREVVLMGWVQRRRDHGGVIFIDLRDREGITQVVFNPEISASVHEKAHEIRSEYVLGVAGQVSRRPEGMENPNLRTGGIEVMVTELKILNTAKTPPFEIEDEIEVAEALRLKYRYLDLRRPQIQQSLIFRNRVSVAIRNYLNENGFLEIETPVLTKSTPEGARDYLVPSRVNPGQFYALPQSPQLFKQLLMVAGFDRYYQIVRCFRDEDLRADRQPEFTQIDMEMSFVGEEDVMAIAEGLMKQVFGQVMGRELPTPFPRLRYDEAMARYGLDKPDIRFGLELKDVTDIVAGSSFKVFADAAKKKGIVKAINAQGCAGFSRKELDDLAAFVSIYKAKGLAWIKVNEDGWQSPIVKFFSEEEKRQLAERLDMQVGDLVFFGADKAAIVNEALGHLRNHLGKRLGLIDEGRFAFLWVTHFPLLEYDETEKRYQAMHHPFTSPVESDYDKIEPAPLDVRSRAYDMVLNGVEIGGGSIRIHQKALQEKVLQALGMQPESYQEKFGFLLSALESGAPPHGGIAFGFDRLVMMLCGQSSIRDVIAFPKTQKAACLLTNAPSAATQAQLDELNLRIKAVAATP